ATTTCCTCTATTGACATTGAAGTTAGTCTTCCTTACAATGTGAACAAACTAAAACCTAAGCAGAGGTGAAGGTAATTCTGGCTACTACTCACAAAGAGGCTCAAACAAGAGTTAGCGTAAGTTCGCAGAGGTCAGCCCTATTCACAATTATCCTTTTAGCATCTCTTTAGGCAGGGAGTAATTGTCATACACATTACCACAGGTGTTGTTTTCAAAGCCTTCACACCTTGATAATGCCCAACAAAAGGGTGCTGAAAAGCATGGTGACATCCATTGTTACGCAGCTGCAAAGTGAAGCTTTTAAAACCCACTGGTTTCTTCTAGCTTGTTCCCCAAGGAGATGGCATTGAAAGACAGAAGGAGGCAGTTAGTGTTTCATTGAGCTTTTAGCAATGTTTTCAAGCTGCTAAAATTGCACCTTAAGAGATCATCTGAGATGTGGCGCCTGTGTCACTCGTATGTATAATTGCAACCCAAAGCTATCAGCTGGGCTGCTCAACGTGGGTAGAAATTACCACAATTTTCTTCCACGTGTAATGATGACTCCCATCTGAGGTGATCAAAAATAGAGCTACTCTGTATTGATACATTGCTGCTACAGGGCCACCAGCGACTCATCTGGCACTCAGCTGTGCAATGTTCACTCAGTGGATTGGTAGACAAACCACAGCTGGAAATTTTGAACTGAGGTTACCCTGACCTGCAATGAAgacaagctgtgtgtgtgtgtgtgtgtgtgtgtgtttaccgtAGTCACCAGAGCATTTTAGGAACAAGAGGAAGCTCCTTGTTAAGGGGATGAGGGATAGTGAGGGAGGTGGAACATGGAAGGTTAATTGTTGTGATGGATGAGGTGATTTCCAATGAAAATTTGagtttataatttattttatcttggTGATTTATTTAGGAGTAAACCAAGCAACTTTAAGCGTTATGATATGGACTATTCCAACTCATGTCATCAATATAAACTTGTTGTTTTCAGGTAACCTACATATTTTGCTATACATAAATATTCATTTCCAGCTCTATAAAACAATGACgaatctttttttcctgtttacatTGCATTATGTGTCTTGAGTATGGAAGATTTGACCCACATATATTACATCACGAGTATGCATTTTAGTTACTgtaactggttaaaaaaaacaaaaaaaataacagaatgtGTTCCTTGTTATTGTTTTGCAAACACACCCCACAAAACAATATCTCATGAACTCATGCTATCCTTGAAAACAACAACTTATCTGTTATTTATTAAGAACGTTATGAAGTCTCTTGTTGTGGCATGCTAGTAGACATTACAGTCTTATGGAGACTGCtcaaaatggcaagaagctacAATAGAGAAATATCAGAGCTGCATTGATTTGAAGCAGTTTCAGTTAAATTTTATGCACtctgaaataaacaaacagcCACATATGTAAAGCCACGGTTAGTGTATAATTTTTACAGCTAAATCTTTGGATGATGCACTTTCTGTGTAAGGCAAAATGCAAAAATCACCCTAGACCCAAGCAGAATGAATGTCAGCTCAGTACCACACTCAATCATATCAAGCAGCCATAAATGCTGTCCAGACCTGCCCTCTGGTTGACCCAAGCTGTTGTGCAATACCTGAACAAAAATTGAGGGCAGTGTCACCGGTCTCACTGGACCAACTAGGTTACTTGGAGGTCGTGATCCCTGCTTTTATAGAACATTGAAACAGCAATACACGTGGGGCAGGGGAAACCAGACTGACCAGGCTACCTGGTGAGGGATGAGGGGGGTGGTTTTGATAAAAGCTGAAAATATAACTTAATACATGACCAAAACAAATTGCTCAGAAAGTAATTTAATCTAGTTGTTAATAATGTGCTGATCTGAAAGGAGTGGAAGGAGGAAAGGTGTGTGCAACAAGTTATCGACTTACCTTTCTGGCCCCATGCTTGGCAAACTCTTTGGCCAGGTGTCGACCGATGCCTCGTCCTCCACCAGTGATCAATACCACCTCCTTGGTGAGGTCTTTCCGTCTGCTTGGCAACAGCAACATCAAACTTGCTCTTACTATACAGTAGAGCATTTGAACCGGGAAAAGAAGCATACGACACACGCTCTTCAGCTCCATTTCGGAACGTGCTCACGGACAGTCTGTAAGTATGTTTACGCTGCAAGTTTACGTGCACCGCAGATATCCGCCAACAGTGAACTGAGTGCACAGACAGCGACTTCTGAGCTCCTGCAACTTTACCCGCATGCAAACAATATCATCTACACTGTTGCATAACTAATCCACAGGCgagagatatttttttaaaaacagaacagtGTGACTTGAAGAGCTCTGACAGTCTACATGCATCACGCTCTCGAAATCAGTAAGTGATCAGTCATTGCGCCTGTCAACTACCGTCGAGGAGTACAAACGTGAAACACAAGTCCAGGCGACGCTCCGTAGTGCGCGCTACCTCTGTGCTTTGGTGTTGTGTTCCTGTTCTGTCCTGTCCTGCCTTATATATTACCGCCTCTGCCCTGGCTCGGAACTTCCACTAGTGAAAGGACCTGGATGAACCTAAATGGGAGGTTTGTAAGGGCATTAATCCTGATTGACATGTTAAGTAGGGATGAATTTTGCTCCAGTGCCCGTCTGCCCTGAGTGGCTGCGCACTTGCCTCTTCCACACCCCTTCATGTGGCTACAACAGCGTTTCTCAACATGTGGTCTAGGTCCTCACAGTGGTCGCCGAGCAGCGAGGGTCCCAGGTGGGACCCCAAACTCTCAATTCAGAGTTTCTCTGATCCGAACTTCACCTCGTTACATAACGCTGGCCACAGAAGAACAATGATGTCGCAATCACAGGTTTCACTGACTGTTGCGAGTCAATACAAAATATTCTTATATAATAGCGCCAGATCAGACTGCCATCGTCAACAATGCCTAATGCCAGTtctattaaattaattaaatgaaacaaagaagagaggaaACAAAGAATCAGCTGAacaccaaacaaacacataGCTGATGAGCCCCTAACACATtttgtaacctcaataaaaaaaatcaggtcTGGATTGTGTCAAAACCTAAAGTCATGTATTTCCTCCACTTTAATGTGctaggtttatttatttatttttttttaaagtgaacaTGTTATTTGATTGGACAGTGTGTTTGTACATTTGTAATAGTTTCCAACTGTTGGTATAAAGCGCCACTCGTTGTTTGAACCCAGTCTGTTGTGGTAACAGTATTTTTGAAGCACGCTATATTTTTTCTGCATGTGACAACGCAATTTGGGAAATAGGTCAGCCCGGTCTCAGAAGCTTGGAAGGATGACAACAAGAAAACCGCATGAATACCTCCTAAACAAATCTTGTGAATTCACGAGCCTCAGACAAGATTCCAGTCTGTGATGTTTGGCCCTGGCACTGTGATTATTACTGGGCAATGCTGAATACAAGACTTTTTCAGCAACTGGGATGGGTTTAGCCTCACAATGGTTGCTTTGTGCTAGGCTCAGTTACTTAGGGAAGACAGAGAGGCTCTCGGGGGCTGCTAAAAACTCCAAGACAACACGACTCCAGATGCTGTCTTTATTTTGGAAATTTCTGAGGTTTACAAAATGCAGATTCAAAGTCGAGATCCCACTGGAGCTTATGCCAAAGCATATTCAACTGAAGAGAAGTCGAATACAGGTCAGTGAATTTGCTAAAACATCATAGTACACATTGCAGTCTCTGGCAAATGTGTGTAAGCTGCCCACAGAATGCCACAGTGTAAACAGACTGTATTTCAGAgtattctgtttatttatacTCATGCTATCACTGCCATCTACAGATCAACAGTGAAAGTTCAGATAAGGGTGTTTTCAGTCAGCCTTCATGCATCTTTGAGTATTTTCTTCCCTTAGACGCTAGACAATAAATTCGCTTCTCATTGCCTCGCGCAGGCATGAGCAACAGAGCTTTTGTAGAAGCCAATATGTTCAAATaaacctgaaaacacacacacacacacacacacacacacacacacacacacacacattagaacCTTCAGAAAAACGTGAAAATGTTAGTAGGTGTTGGAAGGTATTTTAATGGGAACTATGGAAATGAAAGTAATTAAAAAGCTGCTCTAttaacataaaatattttttgcaatATCCATAGAGGAACAATATGGTTTCCTTGGGAAACATGTAATTAGTTTGACTACACAGTCATAAAATATGTTGAAGGATATAATTATTTTCCTGGGCAGCAGGCAGCTAAAAATGTCATTAAGTGAGAGCAAGGTCAGAATGCATTGCAGGCGGTTGTGGGAGGGGTGAAAAGAGGCTGAAAGCAGGTACATAAAACATTTACTCCTAATGACTTACCTTCAGCAGAGCAGACCAGCAACACCATGGACATCGGCTCGGCAATTTTAATAATTGGCTTCGCTGCTCTTGTTGCAGCCTTCCTTCTTCTGGTAATTGGACTTGTGTACGCTGAGCTGATGAATTCAGACATTCCTTGTGGGGTTGCAAATAGAGGGAAACTGCGCATGGTTCATGGATTGTTTGTTGGTATTGCAGTCGTGGTGAGTATCAGTATCTGCAAAAGTGTTAGTGCTTAATTTTGTATGTTGCCTGTGTGGAATCATATCTGTTTttgttaactttttaaaatattcaacgTATCCTTTAGAGTAAATGCCTCTTGTGGAGAATAAAAATGTACTCTTTTAGGTCATATGTGGATATCCTTCCTTCGTCCTCCAACACCTGATAAAGCTTAGATCAGAGAAATTTTAGATAAGAAATCATAACCAACAAAGGTGCAAAGACAAAGTCATGTGTTCCGCTTCTTTGATGTTGTCATAAATGGGTTTTTTTCAACCAAATAACCTTCACTTTGACTTTACCTATCAGGGCTGTATATATTTTTGTCTCCTATTTGTTGTAAgtcttttgtttctcttctgCCAGGCTCGGATCCTACATCGACTGGGCATTTGTCATCAGGTTAGCTTTACCCGATGGTTCGTGGCCTGTTTTCTCTATCACCTGAAACAAGTTCCCGCAGGTCTGCGAGTGAAGGACATGACATTCTCAGAGGTGCCAGTGCGAGTATATGAACCTACCTCTGTGTGTGATGGCTTGAGGAGAGGTCTAATGTATTTCCATGGAGGCGGATGGATATTGGGAAGTATAGGTATATGATGTTACAGTCACTTgcttaactaaaataaaataaaaatgctcaaaTACAAGTAAAACCTGACTTCCTACAGTCACAGTCAGTAATTTCATGACAGTGGAAATGAATTTTAAGCAGCTTGAACTATAAGTAAAAACTATACTATTTTCATTTGAGAGGTATGGAGAATAAAAAAGTTTCAAAATTCCAAAATACTACAAAATTGTACCTAAGTATAATATTTTTCAGCATAGGTACAGAGAGGATAAAAAGGAGTGTCAGCTTCTgtttgtggttatttatggcTTCTTTTTTGCGACAAAGATCTTTTAATAACTCTATCCTACTAATCCTGAACAGATTCTGTTGATGAAGTGTGTCGGCATATTGCCATTGAATCTGACACCACTGTGATATCTGTTGGGTATTTACACTTTTTCCCCCACTTCACATACAAATAGTAAATCTATTTTAACCACCATGACGCTACAGCTTAACATACTGCTCCTTTTCCTTTCACCCCTCTTAGATACCGATTAGCCCCTGAGCACAGGTATCCTGCCCAGCTGGATGATTGCGAGAAAGCAACGTGCCACTTCCTGTCTGTGGCTGAGACAGAGTTCGGGGTGGACTCTCACAGAGTGGCAGTTGGAGGGGACAGCACTGGGGCTAACCTGGCAGCAGCACTGTGCCAAAGGCTGGCGTGCAGTGAGGACCGACATCTGCCATTCCCTTGCGCTCAGGTCCTCATTTACCCAGCCCTGCAGATGGCAGATTTCAACTTGCCTTCCTACCAGCAAAATCATGCTGTGCCCATATTGTTTCGTGGCCGGATGGCATTCTACTTCCTGCAATATCTCAATGGAGATGTTTCTCTGTGCCAAGAAGTGCTGGAAGGTAACCATGTCCCCACTGAGCTCAGGCCACGCTACGAACTATGGTTATCCCCTTCCAACTTACCTCCTGAGTGCCTCACACGGGGTTTCTATAAGCACCCAAGCCCAGAATATGATGGGGAGGTGTATCACGCAATTAAAGATGGTTTGGAACCTGAGGTTTCCCCTTTACTGGCAGACGATGCTCTCATTCAGAAAACCCCGCGAACCTTCATCCTTACCTGTGAATATGATGTCCTGAGGGATGATGGGATTCTTTACAGGAAGCGACTTCTGGACCTGGGAAAAGATGTCACCTGGCAGCATGTGCTAGATGGCTTTCATGGCATGATTAACTTTTTTAACCAGGGCTGGCTCACATTTCCCTCTGCAGTGCAAGTTGTGGATGGTGCTGTTCACTATATAAAAACACTGTGAGGGTAATAAATAAGATCCTGCAATAAACTTTATTCTACTTCCCatcttgttttacattttaataaacaaatgTGCCTCCAGTCTTTGTCATTACCATTATACTGTTCACAGAAGCCACCCTCCCCCAAttcaataaacaaaaaacagtcttaTTCCAAAAATGAAAAGTAGCCCGAGGAAACCAAGTCTGCATACAATATTCTGGCACCTTTTTAACAATACAGAACAGGCAACTAAAAGGTAAATGCCATTCCTTAGCTTTAGGAAACGTATTTCCTTTTAGCAAAGATGTAAGACATCTTCTATTTGCTTCCAGGACACTCTGCTTGCTTTACCCACAGTGTTTGCTGTACCCATGGCAACAGAGCTCTTTTTCCCCTCCACTGCTGAAGCGATTATGTGGTCAGGTGAATACACCTACATGCTATCCATTTGACTAGTTAAACTAGCTCCAGCAGGGCTTTAGATTTCCCAGGTGTGTTTGATACCGGGCAAAGTATGAACCAGAAAGCCAATGCACAGGATAAATGGGCCCAAACCGGATGGAGAATAGAGCAGAAGTATGCAAACAAAGTGTTGTTAGGCAACTGGGCTGAAGAAAGACTTCAGGTAGGCATATTGTCTGTTACGACATGCTTTACTCTACAGTGTGATAATGCAGCATTTCGATTCAGGCTTTCTGACTGTATATCACAgtatgaaaacatgtttttccaATCTAAACATACAAT
This genomic interval from Oreochromis niloticus isolate F11D_XX linkage group LG5, O_niloticus_UMD_NMBU, whole genome shotgun sequence contains the following:
- the aadacl4 gene encoding arylacetamide deacetylase-like 4 isoform X2, whose product is MDIGSAILIIGFAALVAAFLLLVIGLVYAELMNSDIPCGVANRGKLRMVHGLFVGIAVVARILHRLGICHQVSFTRWFVACFLYHLKQVPAGLRVKDMTFSEVPVRVYEPTSVCDGLRRGLMYFHGGGWILGSIDSVDEVCRHIAIESDTTVISVGYRLAPEHRYPAQLDDCEKATCHFLSVAETEFGVDSHRVAVGGDSTGANLAAALCQRLACSEDRHLPFPCAQVLIYPALQMADFNLPSYQQNHAVPILFRGRMAFYFLQYLNGDVSLCQEVLEGNHVPTELRPRYELWLSPSNLPPECLTRGFYKHPSPEYDGEVYHAIKDGLEPEVSPLLADDALIQKTPRTFILTCEYDVLRDDGILYRKRLLDLGKDVTWQHVLDGFHGMINFFNQGWLTFPSAVQVVDGAVHYIKTL
- the aadacl4 gene encoding arylacetamide deacetylase-like 4 isoform X1 — its product is MQIQSRDPTGAYAKAYSTEEKSNTAFLLLVIGLVYAELMNSDIPCGVANRGKLRMVHGLFVGIAVVARILHRLGICHQVSFTRWFVACFLYHLKQVPAGLRVKDMTFSEVPVRVYEPTSVCDGLRRGLMYFHGGGWILGSIDSVDEVCRHIAIESDTTVISVGYRLAPEHRYPAQLDDCEKATCHFLSVAETEFGVDSHRVAVGGDSTGANLAAALCQRLACSEDRHLPFPCAQVLIYPALQMADFNLPSYQQNHAVPILFRGRMAFYFLQYLNGDVSLCQEVLEGNHVPTELRPRYELWLSPSNLPPECLTRGFYKHPSPEYDGEVYHAIKDGLEPEVSPLLADDALIQKTPRTFILTCEYDVLRDDGILYRKRLLDLGKDVTWQHVLDGFHGMINFFNQGWLTFPSAVQVVDGAVHYIKTL